In Drosophila willistoni isolate 14030-0811.24 chromosome XR unlocalized genomic scaffold, UCI_dwil_1.1 Seg144, whole genome shotgun sequence, one DNA window encodes the following:
- the LOC6638712 gene encoding peroxiredoxin-2, which yields MSAKLLALKHLFPLLFVAVVLAAKPEDNESCYSFAGGSVYPAEEPKGDHQLQYTKAVISKPAPPFEGTAVVNKEIVQLSLSQYLGKYVVLLFYPLDFTFVCPTEIIAFSDRIAEFRKINTEVIAASVDSHFTHLAWINTPRKEGGLGSVKIPLLSDLTHKISKDYGVYLESSGHALRGLFIIDQTGLLRQITMNDLPVGRSVDETLRLVQAFQYTDTHGEVCPAGWKPGADTIVPNPEEKTKYFAKNN from the exons ATGTCAGCAAAGTTATTGGCTCTAAAACATCTTTTCCCACTGCTGTTCGTGGCTGTGGTATTGGCAGCGAAGCCGGAGGATAATGAATCCTGCTATTCTTTTGCCGGCGGCTCAGTCTATCCAGCGGAAGAGCCCAAGGGCGACCATCAGTTGCAATACACCAAAGCAGTCA TCTCGAAACCGGCGCCCCCATTCGAGGGCACTGCTGTGGTTAATAAGGAAATTGTCCAACTTTCTCTCTCGCAGTATTTGGGCAAATATGTAGTCTTACTGTTCTATCCACTTGACTT TACCTTTGTGTGCCCCACCGAAATCATTGCGTTTTCCGATCGCATTGCCGAGTTCCGGAAGATTAACACGGAGGTTATAGCAGCTAGTGTTGATTCCCATTTCACACATCTAGCTTGGATTAACACGCCGCGTAAAGAGGGAGGTTTGGGTAGCGTTAAAATTCCCCTACTCTCTGATTTGACGCATAAAATTAGCAAAGACTACGGCGTTTATCTGGAATCCAGTGGCCATGCCCTGCGCGGACTCTTCATTATTGACCAAACCGGACTGTTGCGACAGATAACGATGAACGATCTGCCAGTGGGCCGCTCTGTGGATGAAACCTTACGCCTGGTGCAAGCTTTCCAATACACCGATACACATGGTGAGGTCTGCCCAGCTGGATGGAAACCAGGAGCCGATACG ATTGTACCGAATCCAGAGGAGAAGACAAAGTACTTTGCTAAAAATAATTAG
- the LOC6638711 gene encoding phospholipid scramblase 2, with translation MMQMKEYKEVPQDVPHDDAVVRQPQVTGNPVVSDSVTAGGGGGGAVENWMSIPVGMPNCPQGLEYLTALDQLLISQKIEKLELITGFETKNRFKIKNSLGQNVYFATEESDCCTRNLLGRSRPFEMKILDNFQNEVLHLHRPFRCDILCCFPNCLNAVEVQAPPGQVIGTVEQVCTFMKPKFNIKNSFGDIVLTIEGPVCPCKCFSDTNFKVFSVNNEQIGKISKQWSGLGRELFTDADYFSVTFPLHLDVRMKALIFSALFLIDVVYYEQ, from the exons ATGATGCAGATGAAGGAGTACAAGGAAGTGCCACAGGACGTGCCGCATGATGATGCAGTAGTGCGTCAGCCACAGGTAACTGGAAATCCAGTTGTGAGCGACAGTGTCACTGCTGGCGGTGGCGGGGGAGGAGCCGTTG AGAACTGGATGTCCATACCCGTGGGCATGCCCAACTGCCCGCAAGGCCTTGAGTATTTAACGGCTTTGGATCAGTTGCTGATATCTCAGAAAATCGAGAAGCTAGAACTGATTACCGGATTCGAGACAAAGAACCGTTTCAAGATCAAGAACTCATTGGGCCAGAATGTATATTTTGCCACCGAGGAGAGCGATTGCTGTACTCGTAATCTGCTAGGACGATCTCGACCGttcgaaatgaaaattttggATAATTTTCAAAACGAAGTTCTTCATTTGCATCGGCCATTTCGGTGTGACATTCTGTGCTGTTTTCCCAATTGTTTGAATGCAGTAGAAGTGCAGGCTCCGCCAGGACAGGTGATCGGCACCGTGGAACAGGTGTGCACCTTCATGAAGCcaaaattcaatattaaaaactCATTTGGCGATATTGTGCTGACCATCGAAGGGCCCGTCTGTCCATGCAAATGCTTCAGTGATACCAATTTCAAG GTATTCAGCGTTAATAATGAGCAAATcggaaaaatatcaaaacaaTGGTCTGGACTGGGACGTGAATTATTTACCGATGCGGACTATTTTAGCGTCACCTTCCCCCTACATCTCGATGTACGCATGAAAGCCTTAATTTTTTCAGCACTTTTTCTAATT GATGTTGTCTACTACGAGCAATAA
- the LOC6638710 gene encoding ankyrin repeat domain-containing protein 54 has protein sequence MAAASNNELSGNGMETMMMPKQPQQQSQPQQSKGIMITPPPSMMPPTPTSSPNTHGEWPNFNPNNANAFHLSRDRGEHFALPHLPPLPMNAENLPSVSRSLKMRPRHKRRQYCSYGNIWLKTNERKLRTAASTCNIELLNRILEDGFNPNAGDEYNRSPLHLAACRGYIPIVQQLLKYGANPNVVDSLGNTPLHLAVISASSNNFNVVVRILLQGGASVHMYDRSNKTPLELAEAKLRLLRNRYDHPTPETAKILEDMCMLTTLILRYMVKQQRELEDLSALEQRLQNLSTSEDQEQVVSQTADELLASVERLSINNK, from the coding sequence ATGGCTGCGGCCAGCAACAATGAGTTGAGTGGAAACGGCATGGAGACGATGATGATGCCCAAGCAACCGCAGCAGCAATCGCAGCCACAGCAGTCGAAGGGCATAATGATAACGCCGCCGCCGTCAATGATGCCGCCCACGCCCACCTCATCACCGAATACACACGGCGAGTGGCCAAATTTCAATCCGAACAATGCCAATGCATTCCATTTGAGCCGCGATCGTGGAGAACACTTCGCCTTGCCCCATCTGCCGCCATTGCCAATGAATGCGGAGAATCTGCCATCGGTCAGCCGGAGCCTCAAGATGCGTCCGCGCCACAAGCGAAGGCAATACTGCAGCTATGGTAACATTTGGCTAAAGACGAACGAGCGTAAGCTTCGGACCGCCGCCTCTACCTGCAACATTGAGCTGCTCAATCGCATACTTGAAGATGGCTTCAATCCCAACGCCGGCGACGAGTACAATCGCAGCCCTTTGCATTTGGCTGCCTGTCGGGGTTACATACCCATTGTTCAGCAATTGTTGAAATATGGAGCCAATCCGAATGTCGTCGATTCCCTGGGGAATACTCCACTTCACCTGGCTGTCATCTCCGCCAGTTCGAATAACTTCAATGTGGTTGTGCGCATTCTGTTGCAGGGCGGCGCCAGCGTTCACATGTACGACAGGAGTAATAAAACCCCATTGGAGCTTGCCGAAGCAAAATTAAGATTGCTGCGCAATCGATACGATCATCCCACACCTGAAACAGCCAAAATTTTGGAGGATATGTGCATGCTGACCACCTTAATTCTGCGCTACATGGTTAAGCAGCAGCGCGAGCTAGAGGATCTATCCGCGCTGGAGCAACGTTTGCAGAATCTAAGTACCAGTGAAGATCAGGAGCAGGTCGTTTCACAAACAGCCGACGAGCTGTTGGCCAGTGTCGAACGCTTGTCCATTAACAACAAGTAG